Proteins encoded together in one Cicer arietinum cultivar CDC Frontier isolate Library 1 chromosome 4, Cicar.CDCFrontier_v2.0, whole genome shotgun sequence window:
- the LOC140919969 gene encoding secreted RxLR effector protein 161-like produces the protein MERPKHSNWLAVKRIMRYIQGTIDDDIQFAIYLKHENEDLVGYSDSDWCGDKNDRRSTSGYVFKFRKYPIAWSSKKQHVMSLSSCEVEYSAGSYAACQTLWLESLTPELNMGICRPIQLLIDNISAINLAKNPVSHGRSKHIETKFHFL, from the coding sequence ATGGAGAGACCCAAACATTCTAATTGGTTGGCAGTTAAGAGAATCATGAGATATATCCAAGGCACAATTGATGATGACATTCAATTTgcaatatatttaaaacatgaaAATGAAGACTTGGTGGGATATTCAGACTCAGATTGGTGTGGAGACAAGAATGATAGAAGGAGTACTTCAGGTTATGTGTTCAAATTCAGGAAATATCCAATAGCATGGAGCTCAAAAAAGCAGCATGTGATGTCACTTTCATCATGTGAGGTTGAGTATAGTGCTGGCAGCTATGCAGCCTGCCAAACATTGTGGTTGGAGTCATTAACACCAGAGCTAAATATGGGAATTTGTAGGCCAATTCAATTGCTGATTGACAATATTTCAGCAATAAATCTGGCAAAGAACCCTGTGTCTCATGGAAGAAGCAAACATATTGAGACAAAGTTTCACTTCTTATGA
- the LOC101504592 gene encoding E3 ubiquitin-protein ligase RHA2A: MGLQNQLNDVSSDSIPLLVLMHIATCVNYLRSMLLALFQSLGLSRLHTDQIVDDHFLAAVGSGLAGLIMLSDQLTLNNQFYYTYEDAASSENHRCVFCQATFENGDHVRMLPCRHVFHRHCLNGWFHRYKFNCPLCRSPLFSDERVALTERRVGRQLISWFSLR; the protein is encoded by the coding sequence atgggTTTACAAAACCAGTTAAACGACGTGTCGTCGGATTCGATTCCGTTACTGGTGTTGATGCACATCGCCACATGCGTCAACTATCTCCGTTCTATGCTCCTCGCTCTCTTCCAATCCCTCGGTCTCTCTAGACTCCACACCGATCAGATCGTCGACGACCACTTCCTCGCCGCCGTCGGATCGGGTCTCGCTGGACTCATCATGCTCTCCGATCAACTCACTCTCAATAACCAGTTTTACTACACATACGAAGATGCCGCTTCATCAGAAAACCACCGGTGTGTGTTTTGTCAAGCCACCTTCGAAAACGGCGACCACGTTCGTATGCTTCCCTGCCGCCACGTCTTCCACCGCCACTGTCTCAACGGTTGGTTTCACCGGTACAAGTTCAATTGCCCCTTATGCCGCTCTCCACTTTTCTCCGATGAGCGCGTGGCTCTCACTGAACGCCGCGTAGGTCGACAACTCATCTCATGGTTCTCCCTTCGCTGA